The Hypanus sabinus isolate sHypSab1 chromosome 3, sHypSab1.hap1, whole genome shotgun sequence genome contains a region encoding:
- the LOC132392007 gene encoding uncharacterized protein C2orf81 homolog: MSMVVQRPGYLDDMETRLFKSQKRTESNKAEQGIMSRSAMPKSRSDKSRAAFVPAPTPVAALVELVPGRFTENDWQALVAAEDGENSVMNIIEDIISQTLDQCFRIYIENQLLPFTITQAKDALLQIIEWQFLIHDPGESNISLTPSWQEDTEPQADVTDSWAQGSVPVLRLPDTAALQGQESIQEPPKVDLQPKAASADHSSTFGDHDHGAQGSLYSSPWTGFYPDLEQVTTEPEEAGMEPEQTPEAITVRKSCGFKARRHLHNAQKVWNISKPLFEREADLVQPPASEEMPLVPCEARWVPPYLQNAMRIQRGRLPSNNIVTFDELGNVTSVKRLDPTQFRRRWVKPFFRLVEPDPNPGSCRPPGSMPLRPLVFQSGQFRHNNRRAQQLRAGKGNGPGTIGTGSTAGPGVILRPRLPDTCAASTTPDVPEFIPDGAKDRNHSKCGWYPKYEEKSLIQLKPICNRLFIPPISVEQLSSRILL, from the exons GAATCATGTCGCGATCGGCAATGCCGAAGTCCCGTTCTGATAAGAGCCGGGCTGCATTTGTTCCTGCCCCCACTCCTGTGGCTGCCCTGGTGGAGCTCGTGCCCGGCCGCTTCACAGAGAATGACTGGCAGGCTTTGGTGGCAGCCGAAGATGGTGAGAACAGTGTGATGAACATCATCGAGGACATCATCAGCCAAACTCTGGACCAGTGCTTCAGAATTTACATTGAGAATCAG TTGCTGCCATTCACCATCACTCAGGCCAAGGACGCTCTCCTGCAGATCATCGAGTGGCAGTTCCTGATCCACGACCCTGGCGAAAGCAACATCAGCCTGACTCCATCCTGGCAGGAGGACACAGAGCCCCAGGCCGATGTCACCGACTCCTGGGCCCAGGGCTCAGTGCCAGTGCTGAGACTTCCCGACACTGCAGCTCTGCAGGGACAG GAGTCGATACAGGAGCCCCCCAAAGTTGACCTTCAACCTAAGGCAGCATCTGCTGACCACAGCTCAACGTTTGGGGATCACGACCACGGAGCCCAAGGGTCACTCTACTCATCGCCATGGACAGGCTTTTACCCAGATTTGGAACAAGTCACTACAGAGCCTGAGGAAGCCGGCATG GAACCTGAGCAGACACCAGAAGCCATCACGGTCAGGAAGAGTTGTGGCTTCAAGGCCAGGAGGCACCTTCACAACGCACAGAAAGTGTGGAATATCAGCAAGCCTTTATTTGAGAGAGAAGCAGACCTGGTCCAACCACCAGCCTCCGAAGAGATGCCCCTGGTTCCCTGTGAGGCCCGTTGGGTGCCACCCTACCTCCAGAATGCAATGAGGATTCAGCGCGGCCGCCTCCCATCCAACAACATCGTGACCTTCGATGAACTTGGAAACGTCACCTCGGTGAAAAGGTTGGACCCAACCCAGTTCCGCAGGCGTTGGGTAAAGCCCTTCTTCCGGCTTGTGGAGCCGGACCCCAACCCCGGGAGCTGTCGTCCACCGGGAAGCATGCCTTTGAGGCCTCTGGTGTTCCAGAGTGGACAGTTCAGGCATAACAACAGGAGAGCCCAGCAGCTAAGAGCGGGGAAAGGCAATGGGCCGGGAACCATCGGCACAGGGTCAACTGCTGGTCCTGGCGTGATACTGAGGCCAAGACTTCCTGACACTTGTGCTGCCTCCACTACTCCAGACGTCCCAGAGTTTATCCCCGATGGGGCAAAGGACAGAAATCATTCCAAGTGCGGCTGGTATCCCAAGTATGAAGAAAAATCGCTAATCCAACTCAAGCCAATCTGTAACAGGCTGTTTATTCCTCCCATCTCTGTAGAACAACTGTCCAGCCGCATCCTTCTGTAA